In Myxococcales bacterium, a single genomic region encodes these proteins:
- a CDS encoding sugar kinase produces MQTESSALIVGSLAFDDLEMPTGNFDNVLGGAATYSSLAASLLAPVRIVGVVGSDFGEEHLRMMQARGIDTHGVERASGKTFRWRGRYAADLLSRTTLDTQLNVFADFRPKIPAAYKKSDFVLLGNIHPALQLEVLDQIEKPRLTLADTMNFWISGEPKLLAEMLRRIDLLIINEEEARDLSGIHNVSRAAADILRRGPSRLIIKRGEYGAMLFDNSGMFFVPGYPLEEVLDPTGAGDTFAGGLLGYLTKHSDPSPNAVRRAMFFASALASFCVEEIGTRRLTGVSKADLKKRVEGFVRLVDFGGNLVLAD; encoded by the coding sequence GTGCAAACAGAATCATCCGCGCTCATCGTTGGCTCGCTCGCGTTCGACGACCTCGAAATGCCCACCGGCAATTTCGATAACGTCCTCGGCGGCGCGGCCACCTATTCGTCGCTCGCCGCCTCGCTCTTGGCCCCGGTCCGCATCGTCGGCGTCGTCGGGTCCGACTTCGGCGAGGAGCACCTTCGGATGATGCAGGCCCGCGGCATCGACACCCACGGCGTCGAGCGCGCGTCAGGCAAGACCTTCCGCTGGCGTGGCCGCTACGCGGCCGACCTCCTCAGCCGCACAACGCTCGACACGCAGCTCAACGTCTTCGCCGACTTCCGCCCGAAGATCCCCGCCGCCTACAAGAAGAGCGACTTCGTCCTCCTCGGAAACATTCACCCGGCGCTGCAGCTCGAGGTCTTGGACCAGATCGAAAAGCCGCGGCTGACGCTCGCCGACACGATGAACTTTTGGATCTCCGGCGAGCCCAAGCTCCTCGCCGAGATGCTCCGCCGCATCGACCTCTTGATCATCAACGAGGAAGAAGCGCGCGACCTCTCGGGCATCCACAACGTCTCGCGCGCCGCCGCCGACATCCTGCGCCGCGGCCCGTCGCGCCTCATCATCAAGCGCGGCGAATACGGCGCCATGCTCTTCGACAACTCCGGCATGTTCTTCGTGCCCGGCTACCCGCTCGAGGAGGTCCTCGACCCCACGGGCGCCGGCGACACCTTCGCGGGAGGCCTCCTGGGCTACCTCACGAAACACTCCGACCCGTCCCCCAACGCTGTTCGCCGCGCCATGTTCTTCGCGTCGGCGCTCGCGTCGTTCTGCGTCGAGGAGATCGGCACGCGGCGCCTCACGGGCGTATCGAAGGCCGACCTCAAGAAGCGCGTCGAAGGCTTCGTCCGGCTCGTCGACTTCGGCGGGAACCTCGTGCTCGCGGACTGA
- the mtnP gene encoding S-methyl-5'-thioadenosine phosphorylase: MNVLGVIGGSGLYELPGLANVETVAVDTPYGAPSDVLVRGTLGDTVLLFLPRHGRGHRVPPHRINYRANVCAMKLSGATHLVSVSAVGSMREAIVPGHLVVPDQTIDLTKGRTSTFFDDVAVHVPFADPVCKDLAEALATAAERGDPTGTVHRGGTYLCMEGPQFSTRAESLLYRSWGVSVIGMTALPEAKLAREAELPYATLALATDYDCWHESEEDVSVEAVLAVMRANVERAKRALVELEPRLPDAKKSRAHDILAGACSRRRRPSRKMRASASGGSSRDRFRSKVPPAVSFVTQARL, encoded by the coding sequence ATGAACGTCCTCGGCGTCATCGGCGGCAGCGGCCTCTACGAGCTTCCTGGCCTCGCCAACGTCGAGACGGTCGCCGTCGACACGCCGTACGGCGCGCCGAGCGACGTCCTCGTTCGCGGGACCCTCGGCGACACGGTGCTCCTTTTTTTGCCCCGCCACGGCCGCGGCCACCGCGTTCCGCCCCACCGCATCAACTACCGCGCGAACGTGTGCGCGATGAAGCTCTCGGGCGCGACGCACCTCGTGAGCGTCAGCGCCGTGGGCTCGATGCGCGAGGCGATCGTGCCGGGGCACCTCGTTGTGCCCGATCAAACCATCGACCTCACCAAGGGCCGCACCTCGACGTTCTTCGACGACGTAGCCGTCCACGTGCCTTTCGCCGACCCCGTGTGCAAAGACCTCGCCGAGGCCCTCGCGACGGCGGCGGAGCGCGGAGACCCCACGGGCACCGTGCACCGCGGCGGCACGTACCTCTGTATGGAAGGCCCGCAGTTTTCGACGCGGGCCGAGAGCTTGCTCTACCGGTCGTGGGGCGTGTCGGTCATCGGCATGACCGCGCTTCCCGAGGCGAAGCTCGCCCGCGAGGCCGAGCTGCCTTACGCGACGTTGGCCCTCGCCACCGACTACGACTGCTGGCACGAGAGCGAGGAGGATGTCTCCGTCGAAGCCGTCTTGGCCGTGATGCGGGCCAACGTGGAGCGCGCCAAGCGGGCCTTGGTTGAGCTGGAGCCGCGGCTTCCGGACGCCAAAAAGAGCCGCGCTCACGACATCTTGGCGGGGGCCTGCTCACGGCGCCGGCGGCCATCCCGGAAGATGCGCGCCAGCGCCTCCGGTGGCTCCTCAAGGGACCGCTTTCGGAGTAAGGTCCCGCCCGCCGTTTCGTTTGTTACGCAAGCTCGCCTCTGA
- the gmk gene encoding guanylate kinase, translating to MLPAPTVLTGLTHASDFLLIILSSPSGAGKTTLCRRLQEKFPDLTFSVSHTTRKARPKEVDGRDYHFVSREQFEGLIAEGAFVEWAEVHGNLYGTSLAEIERAKRATDCGGLIFDIDYQGARQIRAKVPDVVAVFILPPSMDELLRRLRGRASETEDVVQRRFQVAKREIEHYALFDYILVNDTLDRASETLFGIVHAERTRRERRAPLAEMLLRADVTSPGREHKHEREREPKDS from the coding sequence ATGCTTCCTGCGCCGACGGTCCTCACGGGCCTGACTCACGCGAGCGACTTTTTGCTCATCATCCTCTCGTCACCGAGCGGCGCCGGGAAGACGACGCTGTGCCGGCGGCTTCAGGAGAAATTCCCCGACCTCACCTTCAGCGTCTCGCATACGACGCGCAAGGCGCGACCGAAAGAGGTCGACGGCCGCGACTACCATTTCGTGTCGCGGGAGCAGTTTGAAGGGCTCATCGCCGAGGGCGCCTTCGTCGAGTGGGCCGAGGTGCACGGCAACCTCTACGGCACGTCCCTCGCGGAGATCGAACGCGCCAAGCGCGCCACCGATTGCGGCGGCCTCATCTTCGACATCGACTACCAGGGCGCTCGCCAGATCCGCGCGAAGGTCCCCGACGTCGTGGCCGTCTTCATTCTGCCGCCGTCGATGGACGAGCTCTTGCGCCGCCTTCGCGGCCGCGCCAGCGAGACGGAAGACGTTGTGCAGCGGCGCTTTCAGGTCGCCAAGCGCGAGATCGAGCACTACGCGCTCTTCGACTACATCCTCGTGAACGACACGCTCGACCGCGCGTCGGAGACGCTCTTTGGCATCGTCCACGCGGAGCGCACGCGCCGCGAGCGACGCGCGCCTTTGGCAGAGATGCTCCTTCGCGCCGACGTCACGTCGCCGGGGCGAGAGCACAAACACGAGCGGGAGCGGGAGCCAAAGGACTCATGA
- a CDS encoding YicC family protein, whose protein sequence is MKSMTGHGLGSAPLSDENPARGALEVELRTVNHRFLDVRVRVPRELSDYGTLFEQMAREALARGRVDITVRAELQAGARPVLDRDRAKAAYRELCALRDEVAPGADVPLSLLAGIPDLFASTVRREDEDAIRLAARKAFDAALASLGEMRAREGAALAADLLSRLTRIGELADAVEARAPEILDGHKKRLAERAHRLKASVEGGGAIDDARLETEIALFAARVDAPEELTRLRAHCAQVGGMWAKEGSVGRRLEFLLQEMQREANTTAAKCADARVSHAIVDIKAEIERMREQVQNIE, encoded by the coding sequence ATGAAGAGCATGACCGGCCACGGTCTCGGGTCGGCGCCGCTCAGCGACGAAAACCCCGCCCGCGGCGCCCTCGAGGTCGAGCTCCGAACGGTCAATCACCGCTTCCTCGACGTGCGTGTGCGCGTCCCGCGCGAGCTCTCCGACTACGGCACGCTCTTCGAACAGATGGCCCGCGAGGCGCTCGCTCGCGGCCGCGTCGACATCACCGTCCGCGCCGAGCTGCAGGCCGGCGCGCGTCCCGTCCTCGACCGCGACCGGGCCAAGGCGGCGTACCGCGAGCTGTGCGCCTTGCGCGACGAGGTGGCGCCCGGCGCCGACGTGCCGCTGTCGCTGCTCGCGGGCATCCCTGATCTGTTCGCGAGCACGGTGCGCCGCGAGGACGAAGACGCCATCCGCCTCGCGGCGCGCAAAGCCTTCGACGCCGCGCTCGCGTCGCTCGGCGAAATGCGCGCGCGCGAAGGCGCCGCCCTCGCCGCCGATCTGCTCTCGCGGCTCACGCGCATCGGCGAGCTCGCCGACGCCGTCGAGGCGCGGGCCCCGGAAATCTTGGACGGCCACAAGAAGCGCCTCGCCGAACGGGCCCACCGGCTCAAGGCCTCGGTCGAAGGCGGCGGCGCCATCGACGACGCCCGACTCGAGACGGAGATCGCCCTCTTCGCCGCCCGCGTCGACGCCCCCGAGGAGCTGACGCGGCTCCGCGCGCACTGCGCCCAAGTCGGCGGCATGTGGGCCAAAGAGGGCAGCGTGGGTCGGCGCCTCGAGTTTTTGCTGCAAGAAATGCAGCGCGAGGCCAACACCACGGCGGCGAAGTGCGCCGATGCTCGCGTTTCTCACGCCATTGTCGACATCAAGGCGGAGATCGAGCGCATGCGCGAACAGGTCCAAAACATCGAGTAA
- a CDS encoding DUF507 family protein — MKLYGSHVTPIAQEIVRLLTSTTDHGIEAESPREVILDIEAVLKNYLAVEKDVNDKAKELLDRTGRSMDQYQKVREQIAESKGIRVGDEMLDHLLDEIVSSFHRSPHVDEIYDEDVELRRKMAPIFKKHFGAEDSLESEIRAQLKHVQEGTPLWEIEHARVAEQIRRKRGLA, encoded by the coding sequence ATGAAGCTCTACGGGAGCCACGTGACCCCCATCGCGCAAGAGATCGTCCGCTTGCTGACCTCTACGACCGACCACGGCATCGAGGCGGAGAGCCCGCGCGAGGTCATCCTGGACATCGAGGCGGTCCTCAAGAACTACCTCGCCGTCGAGAAGGACGTGAACGACAAGGCCAAGGAGCTCCTCGATCGGACAGGCCGCTCGATGGATCAGTACCAGAAGGTTCGCGAGCAGATCGCCGAGTCAAAGGGCATCCGCGTCGGCGACGAGATGCTCGACCACCTCTTGGACGAGATCGTCTCGAGCTTCCACCGCTCCCCCCACGTCGACGAGATCTACGACGAAGACGTCGAGCTGCGCCGCAAGATGGCGCCCATCTTCAAGAAGCACTTCGGCGCCGAAGACAGCCTCGAGTCGGAGATTCGCGCCCAGCTCAAGCACGTTCAAGAAGGAACGCCGCTATGGGAAATCGAGCACGCCCGCGTCGCCGAGCAAATCCGGCGCAAGCGCGGCCTCGCCTGA
- a CDS encoding protein kinase, producing MTASGAPRAPRAYKKLLRLAAGGMGTVHVGVLEGALGFRQLVALKEAHPHLALDIDARRAIVEEALLASRIHHANVVEVRDVEVSDDTVTLVMPYIEGASLAQLLSRALEAGVPAPIGVVLRILLDSAAGLAAAHELENEAGVKLGVVHRDVSPENLLVGADGVTRVGDFGVAKYKRADGYATSEGVFKGKIAYAAPEALRGQAIDARLDVFSLGVVAWEALSQKRLFRVDGDLETVERVQRHKARPVSEVNLALRPLDEVIAKALEKSKSARFSTMTELLSALERASVGLVGTHRDVAAFVKAVLGPALDARREQLRERMRNPEDAGSGPTMIPEASTVIAVTPPPAGPVVEGSISLRGVGLPRRTPKGTFVAAGLVGVVLVAALAFALRGTSAPPSVPARSMPAAFSEPERIAAPRTSDGPTVEATTTPPPEKNVAAALPSAPAPTPTAPAPGRPKSVRPDGKARPPLDLADPPPPPAESLRSQMKDGNASRRAAPVETATEMARELLARFTAAKITPPGAWARYVLERSPDDVEARLGMTEAIKRRVASGEAFAGKARRVAAGRYVVETGAAREYNVAVYGDGPGEASCSCADFLRNALGLCKHTVFVRANAGDAASGAGASKFAPRPTLDWDPIRPWLGAGEPFWRLFLTARVPGAELFFQEVYEGLHRANGDVASAAPFAAHARKLVRKLGDAVSPAAAAVVEELDARVARQTVFATNASLSARHSRAMRGKRALFPYQKEGVSRLLYSGRLLLGDDMGLGKTTQVIAAASALFASGSIERALIVVPAPLKDQWAREWQEVSSEEVTLVDGPAKDRERALRSTKRGMVLMNYEQVVRDAEAVRAFRPDLMVLDEAQRIKNWAAKTSLVMKSMTPTYRWVVTGTPFENRLDELASLVEWLDDHAMEPKWRLDCFHAERSDGSTTVTGAKNLATLRERIEPFVVRRTRAEVLSQLPERSDHERALPMGSAQRADHDLYNREIAALVSIRQRRPLRPPEFLQLMKLLNLQRMLCNAAILPADEEHWAALKDVSPKDTLATLGSPKLEEFRELVRELVVAQGLKVVVFSQWRRMLKWANWAVHDLVAASGLTTGFFTGAEPDKRRRENVLRFHDDPAFRLLFLTDAGGVGLNLQRAASALVNLEFPWNPAVLEQRIGRVHRFGQKRPVSVYLFSSADGIEARVRGLVGDKRALFRGLFESDDDSIRFERSASFLTSLAKVLPPEAVAAPEADAAVEGGAPTPTGTDDPIAPAPESLPPARLSTATEGASPTSAAAVRALFESLVVERLPNGSLRLEAPAETAEALVSLLRGAADLLAKAERR from the coding sequence GTGACCGCGAGTGGAGCTCCCCGCGCCCCGCGCGCCTACAAGAAGCTCCTTCGCCTCGCGGCCGGCGGGATGGGCACGGTGCATGTCGGCGTCCTGGAGGGCGCGCTCGGTTTCCGTCAGCTCGTGGCGTTGAAGGAAGCGCACCCGCACCTCGCCCTCGACATCGACGCGCGGCGCGCCATCGTCGAAGAGGCGCTGCTCGCTTCGCGCATCCATCACGCCAACGTGGTCGAGGTTCGCGATGTCGAAGTGTCCGACGACACCGTGACGCTGGTCATGCCGTACATCGAGGGCGCCTCGCTGGCGCAGCTCCTGTCGCGGGCCCTTGAAGCCGGCGTACCCGCGCCAATCGGCGTCGTACTCCGTATCTTGCTCGATTCCGCGGCGGGCCTCGCGGCCGCGCACGAGCTCGAGAACGAGGCTGGCGTGAAGCTCGGGGTCGTTCATCGCGACGTCTCGCCAGAGAACCTCCTCGTTGGCGCCGATGGCGTCACGCGCGTCGGCGACTTTGGGGTTGCGAAATACAAGCGCGCCGACGGCTACGCGACGTCGGAGGGCGTCTTCAAGGGGAAGATCGCTTACGCGGCCCCGGAGGCGCTCCGCGGTCAGGCGATTGACGCGCGCCTCGATGTTTTCTCGTTGGGTGTCGTCGCTTGGGAAGCGCTATCGCAAAAGCGCCTCTTTCGCGTCGACGGCGACCTCGAAACGGTTGAACGCGTGCAGCGCCACAAGGCCCGGCCCGTCTCGGAGGTCAACCTTGCGTTGCGGCCCCTCGATGAGGTGATCGCGAAGGCGCTCGAGAAGTCGAAGTCGGCGCGTTTCAGCACGATGACCGAGCTTCTGTCCGCCCTCGAGAGGGCGTCGGTCGGCCTCGTCGGGACGCATCGCGACGTGGCGGCCTTTGTGAAAGCCGTCCTCGGCCCGGCCCTCGACGCTCGTCGCGAACAGCTTCGCGAGCGGATGCGCAACCCCGAGGACGCCGGCTCGGGCCCGACCATGATACCCGAGGCGTCCACTGTGATCGCGGTCACGCCGCCGCCCGCGGGGCCGGTCGTGGAAGGGAGCATATCGCTTCGCGGCGTGGGGCTTCCGCGCCGCACGCCGAAGGGCACGTTCGTGGCCGCGGGGCTCGTTGGCGTCGTCCTGGTGGCCGCCTTGGCCTTCGCGCTTCGCGGGACTTCGGCGCCACCGTCCGTTCCCGCACGGTCTATGCCGGCAGCATTTTCCGAGCCCGAGCGGATCGCGGCGCCGAGGACCAGCGACGGGCCCACAGTCGAAGCGACGACGACGCCCCCGCCGGAGAAGAACGTCGCCGCAGCGTTACCGTCCGCCCCCGCGCCAACGCCTACGGCGCCTGCGCCGGGGCGTCCGAAGTCGGTGCGGCCCGATGGCAAAGCGAGGCCTCCGCTCGATCTCGCCGACCCGCCGCCGCCCCCCGCCGAATCCTTACGGTCGCAAATGAAAGACGGAAACGCGTCGCGGCGTGCGGCCCCGGTGGAGACCGCGACGGAGATGGCGCGCGAGCTTTTGGCGCGGTTCACGGCGGCCAAGATCACACCGCCCGGCGCCTGGGCCCGCTACGTCCTCGAGCGCTCGCCCGACGACGTCGAAGCGCGCCTCGGGATGACCGAAGCCATCAAGAGGCGCGTCGCATCGGGCGAGGCCTTCGCCGGGAAAGCGCGGCGCGTGGCCGCTGGTCGCTACGTCGTCGAGACCGGCGCGGCGCGCGAATACAACGTCGCGGTGTATGGCGACGGCCCCGGCGAGGCGTCGTGCTCTTGCGCCGACTTTCTGCGAAACGCGCTTGGCCTCTGCAAACACACGGTCTTCGTGCGCGCGAATGCTGGCGACGCGGCGAGCGGAGCGGGCGCTTCCAAGTTCGCGCCGCGGCCCACGCTCGACTGGGACCCGATCCGCCCTTGGCTCGGCGCCGGCGAACCCTTCTGGAGGCTCTTCCTGACAGCGCGCGTGCCGGGCGCCGAGCTCTTCTTCCAGGAGGTCTACGAAGGCCTCCACCGCGCCAACGGGGATGTCGCCTCCGCGGCGCCGTTCGCCGCTCACGCGCGAAAGCTCGTTCGCAAGCTCGGCGACGCCGTGAGCCCTGCGGCGGCCGCTGTCGTCGAGGAGCTCGACGCACGCGTCGCGCGGCAGACCGTTTTTGCCACCAACGCGTCGCTTTCGGCGCGCCACTCGCGGGCGATGCGCGGAAAGCGCGCGCTCTTTCCTTACCAAAAGGAAGGCGTGAGCCGCCTCTTGTACAGCGGTCGCCTGCTCCTTGGCGACGACATGGGACTCGGCAAGACGACGCAGGTCATTGCCGCCGCGAGCGCGCTCTTCGCTTCGGGCTCCATCGAGCGAGCGCTCATCGTCGTGCCGGCGCCGCTCAAAGATCAGTGGGCCCGCGAATGGCAGGAGGTCTCGAGCGAAGAGGTGACGCTCGTCGACGGTCCAGCGAAAGACCGCGAGCGGGCCCTGCGAAGCACCAAGCGGGGCATGGTGCTCATGAACTACGAGCAGGTGGTTCGTGACGCCGAGGCGGTGCGCGCGTTCCGGCCCGACCTCATGGTCTTGGACGAAGCGCAGCGCATCAAGAACTGGGCGGCGAAGACGAGCCTCGTCATGAAGTCCATGACGCCGACCTACCGATGGGTCGTCACCGGCACGCCGTTCGAGAATCGCCTCGACGAGCTCGCCTCGCTCGTCGAGTGGCTCGACGACCACGCCATGGAGCCCAAGTGGCGCCTCGACTGCTTCCACGCGGAGCGCTCCGACGGCTCGACCACCGTCACTGGCGCGAAGAACCTCGCGACGCTGCGAGAGCGCATCGAACCCTTCGTGGTTCGGCGCACGCGCGCCGAGGTCCTCTCGCAGCTCCCGGAGCGCAGCGATCACGAGCGCGCATTGCCCATGGGCTCCGCGCAGCGCGCTGATCATGATCTCTACAACCGGGAAATCGCGGCCCTCGTGTCGATAAGGCAAAGGCGGCCGCTCCGGCCGCCCGAGTTCCTGCAGCTCATGAAGCTCTTGAACCTCCAGCGGATGCTTTGCAATGCCGCCATCTTGCCGGCCGACGAAGAACACTGGGCCGCGCTCAAGGATGTCTCGCCGAAGGACACCCTGGCCACGCTCGGAAGCCCCAAGCTCGAGGAGTTTCGCGAGCTCGTTCGTGAGCTGGTCGTGGCGCAAGGACTCAAGGTCGTCGTCTTTAGCCAGTGGCGACGCATGCTCAAGTGGGCCAATTGGGCCGTGCACGATCTCGTGGCCGCGAGCGGGCTGACGACCGGCTTCTTCACAGGGGCGGAGCCCGACAAGCGCCGACGCGAGAACGTGCTCCGCTTCCACGACGACCCGGCGTTCCGCTTGCTCTTCCTCACCGACGCTGGCGGAGTGGGCCTCAACCTGCAGCGCGCGGCGTCGGCGCTCGTCAACCTCGAGTTCCCTTGGAACCCGGCGGTGCTCGAACAGCGCATCGGCCGCGTCCATCGTTTTGGCCAGAAGCGCCCCGTGTCCGTCTACCTGTTCTCGTCGGCCGACGGCATCGAGGCGCGCGTGCGCGGCCTCGTAGGCGACAAGCGAGCGCTCTTTCGCGGACTCTTCGAGAGCGACGACGACTCGATCCGCTTCGAGCGTTCGGCCTCGTTTCTGACGTCGCTCGCCAAGGTGCTGCCGCCGGAGGCCGTGGCGGCGCCGGAAGCCGACGCGGCGGTGGAGGGCGGTGCGCCGACGCCAACGGGCACCGACGATCCCATCGCGCCGGCACCCGAGAGCCTTCCGCCAGCGAGATTGTCGACGGCGACCGAGGGCGCTTCGCCGACGTCGGCGGCGGCGGTGCGGGCGCTCTTCGAGAGCCTCGTCGTGGAGCGCCTGCCGAACGGTAGCTTGCGTTTGGAGGCGCCGGCCGAGACGGCCGAGGCGCTTGTCTCGCTGCTCCGCGGCGCGGCGGATCTCTTGGCCAAGGCCGAGCGGCGCTGA
- a CDS encoding sigma 54-dependent Fis family transcriptional regulator yields the protein MLKPMPMDKTERVAQELAGRERVLSVELVVVEGPSRGERAVVPASGARVGSGAGTDLTLADRTVSRLHCEVFVRGDSIVVRDCESTNGVVVDGIRFRDAEVPAGSVVRVGESAFRVEVGDEPMLVPVSERGEFGELLGASLEMRRVYSALERIAPTDSTLLVTGETGTGKDVVARSLHAASRRHAGPFVPVDCGAIPEHLVESELFGHVRGAFSGAVSNRRGVFEEASGGTLFLDEIGEMPVALQPKLLRALETKSVRRVGANTATPIDVRVVAATNRPLAKAVNEGTFREDLFYRLAVFEVRLPPLRARRDDIPLLAARFYEKLGGVGELPQAYVEALQQRAWPGNVRELRNALERAVAFGPTTGTPATQAAASAKRALPAGIEAIVPLHLPLKEAREAWLEAFESIYVRAMLEKTGGNVSRAAELSGVSRRFLQRTLARLGLRAAEADGDDD from the coding sequence ATGCTCAAGCCCATGCCCATGGACAAGACGGAGCGCGTCGCGCAAGAGCTCGCCGGTCGAGAACGCGTCCTCTCGGTGGAGCTCGTCGTCGTCGAAGGGCCTTCTCGCGGCGAGCGGGCTGTGGTGCCCGCCTCTGGCGCGCGCGTCGGCAGCGGCGCCGGCACCGATCTCACGCTCGCCGATCGCACCGTCTCGCGACTTCACTGCGAGGTCTTCGTGCGCGGCGACAGCATCGTCGTTCGCGATTGCGAGAGCACCAACGGCGTCGTCGTCGATGGCATTCGCTTCCGCGACGCCGAGGTGCCGGCGGGCTCCGTCGTGCGCGTCGGCGAGAGCGCCTTTCGCGTCGAGGTCGGCGACGAGCCGATGCTCGTGCCCGTCTCGGAGCGCGGCGAGTTTGGCGAGCTCCTCGGCGCGAGCCTCGAGATGCGGCGCGTGTATTCGGCCTTGGAGCGCATCGCACCGACCGACTCGACGTTGCTCGTGACCGGCGAGACGGGCACCGGCAAGGACGTCGTGGCTCGCTCCCTCCACGCCGCATCCAGGCGCCATGCAGGCCCCTTCGTGCCCGTCGACTGCGGCGCCATCCCCGAACACCTCGTCGAGAGCGAGCTCTTCGGTCACGTGCGCGGCGCCTTCAGCGGCGCCGTCTCCAACCGGCGCGGCGTCTTCGAGGAGGCCTCCGGTGGCACGCTCTTCTTGGACGAGATCGGCGAGATGCCGGTCGCGCTCCAGCCGAAGCTTCTGCGCGCGCTCGAGACCAAATCGGTTCGGCGCGTCGGCGCCAACACGGCGACACCGATCGACGTGCGCGTGGTCGCGGCGACGAACCGGCCCCTCGCGAAGGCCGTCAACGAAGGCACCTTTCGCGAAGACCTCTTCTATCGATTGGCCGTCTTCGAGGTCCGCCTCCCGCCGCTGCGCGCTCGCCGCGACGACATTCCGCTCTTGGCCGCGCGCTTCTACGAGAAGCTCGGCGGCGTCGGCGAGTTGCCGCAGGCCTACGTCGAAGCGCTTCAGCAGCGCGCCTGGCCCGGCAACGTGCGCGAGCTGCGCAACGCGCTCGAGCGCGCCGTCGCCTTCGGCCCCACGACGGGAACGCCGGCGACGCAGGCGGCCGCGAGCGCCAAGCGCGCGCTGCCGGCGGGCATCGAGGCCATCGTGCCGCTTCACCTGCCGCTCAAGGAGGCGCGCGAGGCGTGGCTCGAGGCCTTTGAGAGCATCTACGTGCGCGCGATGCTCGAAAAGACCGGCGGCAACGTGAGCCGCGCCGCCGAGCTTTCCGGCGTGAGCCGGCGCTTCTTGCAGCGCACGCTGGCGCGACTGGGGCTTCGCGCCGCCGAGGCCGACGGCGACGACGACTGA
- a CDS encoding TIGR02757 family protein: MGAVLEEVLATCDVQRRLAADPVGLVHRFRRPLDQELMGLVCALVAFGNVKTIRAKVEDLAQRLGPTPTRVADDRDDLMRRLAGWKHRVFRDEDIVGLLYGARRVQREAGSIGRFFAARLEEKGTVREALAELCDAIRAHGQLTSKERRGPAHLLPDPRRSSGSKRLFLFLRWMVRPNDGVDLGLWPVDPAVLLCPVDTHIHKLSRNLGFTKRQGLSWQTTEEITRALAIYDPADPTKYDFALCHLGMLQRCPSRRDLKRCEGCGVKAVCRHWA, translated from the coding sequence ATCGGCGCCGTCCTCGAGGAGGTCCTCGCGACGTGCGATGTGCAGCGGCGTCTCGCGGCCGATCCCGTCGGCCTTGTGCACCGGTTTCGTCGTCCCCTCGACCAAGAGCTCATGGGGCTCGTGTGCGCGCTCGTCGCCTTTGGGAACGTGAAGACCATTCGCGCCAAGGTCGAGGATCTCGCTCAACGCCTCGGGCCGACGCCGACGCGCGTCGCGGACGACCGAGACGACCTGATGCGGCGCCTCGCCGGCTGGAAGCACCGCGTGTTTCGCGACGAAGACATCGTGGGTCTCCTCTATGGAGCGCGCCGCGTGCAGCGCGAGGCCGGCTCCATCGGCCGCTTCTTCGCGGCGCGACTCGAGGAGAAGGGCACGGTTCGCGAAGCGCTCGCAGAGCTCTGCGACGCCATCCGCGCTCACGGTCAGCTCACCTCAAAGGAGCGGCGGGGTCCCGCGCACCTCTTGCCCGATCCCAGGCGGAGCAGCGGCTCGAAGCGCCTCTTTCTGTTCTTGCGCTGGATGGTTCGCCCCAACGATGGCGTCGACCTGGGGCTCTGGCCCGTCGACCCGGCCGTCTTGCTGTGCCCCGTCGACACGCACATCCACAAGCTCTCTCGGAACCTCGGCTTTACGAAGCGGCAGGGGCTCTCGTGGCAGACGACCGAGGAAATCACCCGGGCCCTCGCGATCTACGACCCGGCCGACCCAACGAAATACGATTTCGCCCTTTGCCACCTGGGCATGCTCCAGCGCTGCCCCTCGCGACGGGACCTAAAGCGGTGCGAGGGTTGTGGGGTAAAAGCGGTCTGTCGGCACTGGGCCTGA
- the ndhC gene encoding NADH-quinone oxidoreductase subunit A, whose product MNLVATYGPLVLMILVAFGLAGLFWAGATFLGPKNPTAEKRQPCECGSESTGGRHVKLSVKFYLTAILFVVFDIETVFIYPWAIQFRSLGWTALASMGGFLAVIVVGLVYVWRKGALDWET is encoded by the coding sequence ATGAACCTGGTCGCCACCTACGGACCGCTGGTCCTGATGATCCTCGTCGCCTTCGGGCTGGCGGGGCTCTTCTGGGCCGGCGCCACGTTCCTCGGGCCCAAGAACCCGACGGCCGAGAAGAGGCAGCCGTGCGAGTGCGGCTCGGAGAGCACCGGCGGCCGGCACGTGAAGCTGTCGGTGAAGTTCTACCTCACGGCGATTCTCTTCGTGGTCTTCGACATCGAGACCGTCTTCATCTACCCGTGGGCGATTCAGTTCCGGTCCCTCGGCTGGACTGCGCTCGCGTCGATGGGCGGCTTCCTCGCCGTCATTGTCGTTGGCCTCGTTTACGTCTGGCGCAAGGGCGCACTCGATTGGGAGACCTGA